Proteins encoded within one genomic window of Arachis ipaensis cultivar K30076 chromosome B08, Araip1.1, whole genome shotgun sequence:
- the LOC107613073 gene encoding putative protein TPRXL — MAHTSSRTKSSGPVLRSLSPSSSSRFCSYTTSKTPFSTPSSAFASSTSSSFSTPSSSFHHHSHHRSASPTRVNLCGPGPLSSGVRFSIDARSISPNRSISNQIITKSNRPISIQKKSCMCSPTSHPGSFRCSLHKNAAANGGGNHHHGGGNHHLNMRRSAMKNSLVRIGGVEGEWVKRALTALIRPSSHQQRRRAGFEPRPSRLSVMSKAEDI; from the coding sequence atggctCACACATCTTCAAGAACCAAATCGAGTGGACCAGTTCTTCGGTCGCTCTCACCGTCATCTTCTAGTAGGTTCTGTTCATACACCACATCCAAGACCCCGTTCTCCACGCCTTCTTCGGCTTTTGCGTCTTCTACTAGCTCTAGCTTTTCAACGCCTTCGTCCAGTTTCCACCATCATAGTCATCACCGTTCTGCTTCTCCGACACGTGTCAATTTGTGCGGTCCAGGTCCGTTGTCTTCCGGAGTCCGGTTCTCCATCGATGCGCGTTCTATTTCACCCAACCGGTCGATATCGAATCAAATCATAACGAAGAGTAACCGTCCGATCTCGATCCAGAAGAAATCATGTATGTGCTCGCCGACGTCACATCCTGGATCATTCCGGTGTAGTTTGCACAAGAACGCCGCCGCGAACGGCGGAGGGAATCATCATCACGGAGGAGGAAATCATCACCTTAACATGCGCAGATCTGCTATGAAGAACTCGTTGGTTCGGATCGGAGGAGTTGAAGGCGAGTGGGTGAAACGTGCTCTCACGGCGCTTATTCGTCCGTCGTCGCACCAACAGAGGAGGAGAGCGGGATTTGAACCTAGACCGAGTCGGCTCTCCGTCATGTCCAAGGCTGAGGATATTTGA
- the LOC110265786 gene encoding ABC transporter G family member 39-like: MLQKMKEQGVQEDKLMLLKGVSGAFRPGVLTALMGVSGAGKTTLMDVLAGRKTSGYIEGSIKVSRYPKKQETFARVSDYCEQNDMHSPHVTVYESLLYSAWLRLSSSVDSKTRKMFIEEVMELVELTPLRKTGVVCFYFLLLYLT, encoded by the exons ATGCTACAG AAAATGAAAGAACAAGGTGTACAAGAGGACAAGTTGATGCTTCTGAAGGGTGTTAGTGGTGCATTCAGGCCTGGTGTTCTCACTGCTCTTATGGGTGTAAGTGGAGCCGGTAAAACTACCTTGATGGATGTTCTTGCTGGTAGAAAAACCAGTGGATATATTGAAGGAAGCATAAAAGTTTCTAGATACCCTAAGAAGCAAGAAACATTCGCTCGAGTCTCGGATTACTGTGAACAGAATGATATGCATTCACCTCACGTTACAGTCTATGAGTCCTTGCTCTACTCCGCATGGCTTCGTTTATCTTCAAGTGTTGATTCCAAAACTAGAAAG ATGTTCATTGAGGAAGTCATGGAACTTGTGGAGCTAACCCCATTGAGGAAAAcaggtgtagtgtgtttttactTTTTGTTATTATATCTTACGTGA